The Streptomyces sp. NBC_00659 genomic interval GCCTCGGTCGCCGGGTACAACGCGGCCAAACTGGAGCACGAGCGCGCGGTGCTGGCGGGACCGGTGCCGGTGCGGGTGCTGCGGGCGGCGCAGTTCCACGAGCTCGTGGAGCAGTTCACGCAGTGGGGGCGCCAGGGCGACACCGTCCACGTCCCGAGGATGCGGACCCGGCTCGTCGCGGCGCGGGCCGTGGCGGAGGCGCTGGTGGAGCTGGCGGAGGCCGAGGAGGCACCGGGGGCGCGGGCCCCGTTCCCGGAGGTGGCCGGTCCGCGCGAGGAGAGCCTGGAAGAGGCGGCGCGGCTGCTGATGGCCCGCCGGGACCCGGCCGTGAAGGTGGTCGCCGTGAGCGACCCGGACAACCCGGAGCGGGACCTGTTCGAGAACGGCGGTCTGCTCCCGGGGGCGGACGCCAGGCTCGCGGGCCCGGCGTTCGCGGAGTGGGTGGAGACGGCTTCCTGAGCCGGACACGCCCCGGGTGCCGCCGGGGCGCATCACGCCGGGGGCGCCGGGCGGGTGGGCGTCGGGGCGCCGGGTGGGCGTGGGCGTCGGGGGCGCCGCACCGCGAGGTCAGCGGCTCGCGCCGGGGCGCCCGGCCGTGACCGTACCGGAGGGGCGCAGACGAGTGGATGCCAGGGCCCGCCACGGGGTCCGGAGCACCCCGGCCCCCGTGGCGGCCGTGATGGGGCGCCGGGCCGGGTGGGGGTCAGGGCGCGCGGTGCCGCGAGGTCCAGGAGAGCGCGGCCGGCCGCCGGGACCG includes:
- a CDS encoding SDR family oxidoreductase encodes the protein MSEAKKIAVAGATGRLGRHVVDVLTERGHTVVPMSRATGVDIVTGAGLAEALEGVDVVIDASSTPSPDRQVATEFFTAAARNLHEAGQKAGVGRLVVVSIIGIDASVAGYNAAKLEHERAVLAGPVPVRVLRAAQFHELVEQFTQWGRQGDTVHVPRMRTRLVAARAVAEALVELAEAEEAPGARAPFPEVAGPREESLEEAARLLMARRDPAVKVVAVSDPDNPERDLFENGGLLPGADARLAGPAFAEWVETAS